Proteins from a genomic interval of Stenotrophomonas maltophilia R551-3:
- a CDS encoding alpha/beta hydrolase codes for MRASVIAIAVLLALSPCAAMAVTPTWQPPPGSTEMPLWPAGEVTAPPKLKGPEELRDTISKASGERWAMLQNVAVPTLTVFPAKGGGNGTAVLVVPGGGYRVLAMDLEGSEICDWLTGQGITCALLKYRVPASGPNWDSDCNCRDIPAVPMALQDAQRAMGLLRAQAERWKIDPKRVGVIGFSAGGHVVAGLSTHDARSYVAVDAADAQPSRPDFAMVMYSGHLWTGAKHGLSLAGDIVVDDAVPPTFIVQATDDPTDDVRESLTYYRALIGAGVPVEMHLFARGGHAFGLRVKDAPVAEWPHLAKRWMRDIGMLPRVL; via the coding sequence ATGCGTGCGTCTGTCATTGCCATTGCAGTGCTGCTTGCATTGTCGCCCTGCGCGGCGATGGCGGTAACGCCGACCTGGCAGCCACCACCGGGCAGCACCGAGATGCCGCTGTGGCCGGCGGGCGAGGTAACGGCACCACCGAAACTGAAAGGGCCCGAAGAGCTCAGGGATACCATCTCGAAAGCCAGCGGCGAACGCTGGGCGATGCTGCAGAACGTGGCCGTGCCGACGCTGACTGTGTTTCCCGCCAAGGGTGGTGGCAACGGGACGGCGGTGTTGGTGGTGCCCGGCGGAGGCTACCGTGTGTTGGCGATGGATCTGGAAGGCAGCGAGATCTGCGACTGGTTGACCGGCCAGGGCATCACCTGCGCGCTGCTGAAGTACCGTGTGCCGGCATCGGGGCCGAACTGGGATAGCGACTGCAACTGCCGGGACATTCCAGCGGTGCCGATGGCGCTGCAGGATGCACAGCGTGCGATGGGCCTGCTGCGTGCGCAGGCAGAGCGCTGGAAGATTGATCCGAAGCGGGTGGGGGTCATCGGCTTTTCCGCCGGTGGCCACGTGGTGGCTGGATTGAGCACGCATGACGCGCGCAGCTACGTTGCGGTCGATGCCGCAGATGCGCAGCCGAGCCGCCCGGATTTCGCGATGGTGATGTACTCCGGGCATCTGTGGACCGGTGCGAAGCACGGGCTGTCGCTGGCCGGCGACATTGTCGTGGATGATGCGGTGCCGCCGACCTTCATCGTGCAGGCGACCGATGACCCAACCGATGACGTGCGCGAATCATTGACCTATTACCGTGCGCTGATCGGCGCGGGCGTACCGGTGGAAATGCATCTGTTTGCGCGTGGCGGCCATGCCTTCGGCCTGCGTGTGAAGGACGCGCCGGTGGCGGAGTGGCCGCATCTGGCCAAACGCTGGATGCGCGATATCGGCATGCTGCCCAGGGTCTTGTAG
- the rlmH gene encoding 23S rRNA (pseudouridine(1915)-N(3))-methyltransferase RlmH encodes MKARLIATGERAPSWVAQGFAEYQKRLSHWLPFELVEIEPGLRGKGRDPRRATEDEGKRVIAALPKNAYVVALDVPGRQLSSEQLAQRLEHWRGQGRDLAFLIGGPEGHSPEVSALADEKWSIGPLTLPHMLVRLVVAEQLYRAAAMLANHPYHRA; translated from the coding sequence ATGAAAGCCCGACTGATCGCTACCGGCGAACGCGCACCCAGCTGGGTCGCGCAGGGTTTCGCCGAGTACCAGAAGCGTCTTTCGCACTGGCTGCCCTTCGAACTGGTGGAAATCGAGCCGGGCCTGCGTGGCAAGGGCCGTGATCCGCGCCGCGCCACCGAGGATGAAGGCAAGCGGGTGATCGCTGCGCTGCCGAAGAATGCCTACGTGGTGGCGCTGGATGTACCGGGTCGCCAGCTCAGTTCCGAGCAGCTTGCACAGCGCTTGGAACATTGGCGCGGGCAGGGCAGGGATCTCGCATTCCTGATCGGTGGGCCGGAAGGACATTCGCCGGAGGTCTCGGCGCTGGCCGATGAGAAGTGGTCGATCGGCCCGCTGACCCTGCCACACATGCTGGTACGGCTGGTGGTGGCCGAACAGCTGTATCGCGCTGCGGCGATGTTGGCAAATCACCCCTACCATCGCGCGTGA
- the rsfS gene encoding ribosome silencing factor, translated as MSNQTQPQTIKVDLPSPPPSVPELLASVRQATEDLKAKDPVEIDVRGRSSVADYMVVVSGTSTRHVKSIADEVVRFAKKIDVMPLGVEGEREAEWVLVDLGDVIVHVMLPRVREFYALERLWTVGDQPPSRDDDEVA; from the coding sequence TTGAGCAACCAGACCCAGCCCCAGACCATCAAGGTCGATCTGCCCAGCCCGCCGCCGTCCGTGCCGGAACTGCTGGCCAGCGTCCGCCAAGCCACTGAAGACCTGAAGGCCAAGGACCCGGTCGAGATCGACGTGCGTGGCCGCTCCAGCGTTGCCGACTACATGGTGGTCGTGTCGGGTACGTCGACCCGCCACGTCAAGTCGATTGCCGATGAAGTCGTGCGTTTTGCCAAGAAGATCGATGTCATGCCGCTGGGTGTGGAAGGCGAGCGCGAGGCCGAGTGGGTGCTGGTGGACCTGGGCGACGTGATCGTCCACGTGATGCTGCCGCGCGTGCGCGAGTTCTATGCGCTCGAGCGCCTGTGGACCGTCGGCGACCAGCCGCCGTCCCGCGACGACGACGAAGTGGCCTGA